The proteins below come from a single Streptomyces sp. SCSIO 75703 genomic window:
- a CDS encoding LacI family DNA-binding transcriptional regulator: protein MASHGARGRSGGRPTLEEVAARAGVGRGTVSRVINGSPRVSDATRAAVEAAVAELGYVPNTAARALAANRTDAIALVVPEPETRFFAEPYFSDMLKGVGAELSETEMQLLLIFAGSDRRRQRLAQYLAAHRVDGVLLVSVHADDPLPDLLAQLEIPAVISGPRSAGETLASVDSDNYGGARSAVEHLLARGRGRIAHITGRLDVYGAQRRVDGYRDALRDAGHDADELLIEAGDFTEEGGRRAMAELLRRGPRLDAVFAGSDVTAAGARRALIEAGRRIPEDVALVGYDDSAIARHLDPPLTSVRQPIEEMGRAMIDLLLAEIADRRPAASRGLERQHVVLATELVERSSS, encoded by the coding sequence ATGGCAAGCCACGGAGCGCGGGGGCGGAGCGGTGGCCGGCCCACCCTCGAAGAGGTGGCGGCACGGGCGGGCGTCGGCCGCGGCACCGTCTCGCGGGTGATCAACGGCTCGCCCCGGGTGAGCGACGCGACCCGGGCCGCCGTCGAGGCCGCGGTGGCGGAACTCGGCTACGTCCCGAACACCGCCGCCCGCGCCCTCGCCGCCAACCGCACCGACGCCATCGCCCTGGTGGTGCCGGAACCGGAGACCCGGTTCTTCGCCGAGCCCTACTTCTCGGACATGCTCAAGGGGGTCGGGGCGGAGCTGTCCGAGACGGAGATGCAGCTCCTGCTGATCTTCGCGGGCAGCGACCGCAGGCGGCAGCGGCTCGCCCAGTACCTCGCGGCGCACCGGGTGGACGGCGTGCTGCTGGTCTCGGTGCACGCCGACGACCCGCTGCCCGACCTGCTGGCCCAACTGGAGATCCCGGCGGTGATCAGCGGCCCGCGCTCGGCGGGGGAGACCCTCGCCTCGGTCGACTCGGACAACTACGGCGGGGCCCGCTCGGCCGTCGAGCACCTGCTCGCACGCGGGCGCGGACGCATCGCGCACATCACCGGCCGGCTGGACGTGTACGGCGCCCAGCGGCGCGTCGACGGCTACCGGGACGCCCTGCGCGACGCGGGGCACGACGCGGACGAGCTGCTGATCGAGGCGGGCGACTTCACCGAGGAGGGGGGCCGCCGGGCCATGGCGGAGCTGCTGCGGCGCGGTCCGCGGCTGGACGCGGTGTTCGCCGGCTCGGACGTGACGGCGGCCGGTGCCCGCCGGGCGCTGATCGAGGCGGGCCGGCGCATCCCGGAGGACGTGGCACTGGTGGGGTACGACGACTCGGCGATCGCCCGCCACCTGGACCCGCCGCTGACCAGCGTCCGCCAGCCGATCGAGGAGATGGGCCGCGCCATGATCGACCTGCTGCTGGCGGAGATCGCGGACCGCCGTCCGGCGGCCTCGCGGGGGCTGGAGCGGCAGCACGTGGTGCTCGCCACGGAACTGGTGGAGCGCAGCTCCTCCTGA
- the orn gene encoding oligoribonuclease, which translates to MNDRMVWIDCEMTGLSLSDDALIEVAALVTDSELNVLGEGVDIVVRPPDRALETMPDVVREMHTASGLLAELAGGTTLADAEEQVLAYVREHVKEPGRAPLCGNSVGTDRGFLLRDMPALEGYLHYRIVDVSSVKELARRWYPRAYFNSPEKNGNHRALADIRESIAELRYYREAVFVPQPGPDSETAKAIAAKHVVTAG; encoded by the coding sequence ATGAACGATCGCATGGTGTGGATCGACTGCGAGATGACCGGCCTCTCGCTGTCCGACGACGCGCTCATCGAGGTGGCCGCCCTCGTCACCGACTCCGAACTGAACGTCCTCGGGGAGGGCGTCGACATCGTCGTCCGCCCGCCGGACCGGGCCCTGGAGACGATGCCGGACGTGGTGCGCGAGATGCACACCGCCTCCGGGCTGCTGGCCGAGCTGGCGGGCGGCACGACCCTCGCGGACGCCGAGGAACAGGTGCTGGCCTACGTACGGGAGCACGTCAAGGAGCCCGGCAGGGCCCCGCTGTGCGGCAACTCCGTCGGCACCGACCGCGGCTTCCTGCTGCGGGACATGCCGGCGCTGGAGGGGTACCTCCACTACCGGATCGTCGACGTGTCCTCGGTCAAGGAGCTGGCCCGCCGCTGGTACCCGCGGGCGTACTTCAACAGCCCCGAGAAGAACGGCAACCACCGCGCCCTCGCCGACATCCGCGAGTCCATCGCCGAGCTGCGCTACTACCGCGAGGCCGTCTTCGTGCCGCAGCCCGGCCCCGACTCCGAGACGGCCAAGGCGATCGCCGCGAAGCACGTCGTCACCGCGGGCTAG
- a CDS encoding helix-turn-helix domain-containing protein, producing the protein MSHDSAAAPETATRKLSGRRRKEIVAVLLFSGGPIFESSIPLSVFGIDRQDAGVPRYRLLVCAGEDGPLRTTGGLELTAPQGLEAIARAGTVVVPAWRSITSPPPDDALDALRRAHEEGARIVGLCTGAFVLAAAGLLDGRPATTHWMYAPTLAKRYPSVHVDPRELFVDDGDVLTSAGTAAGIDLCLHIVRTDHGNEAAGALARRLVVPPRRSGGQERYLDRSLPEEIGADPLAEVVAWALEHLHEQFDVETLAARAYMSRRTFDRRFRSLTGSAPLQWLITQRVLQAQRLLETSDYSVDEVAGRCGFRSPVALRGHFRRQLGSSPAAYRAAYRARRPQAERPVDPEAALGMSRGGGPHDGPPQSLAAEGTVPYQTRRTAAPVPVAGLPGQRGLS; encoded by the coding sequence ATGAGCCACGACTCCGCTGCCGCGCCGGAAACCGCGACCCGGAAGCTCTCCGGGCGACGCCGCAAGGAGATCGTCGCGGTGCTGCTGTTCAGCGGCGGCCCCATCTTCGAGAGTTCCATACCGCTGTCGGTGTTCGGCATAGACCGTCAGGACGCCGGCGTGCCGCGCTACCGCCTGCTGGTGTGCGCCGGCGAGGACGGCCCGCTGCGGACCACGGGGGGCCTGGAACTCACCGCGCCACAGGGACTGGAGGCGATCGCGCGGGCCGGCACGGTGGTGGTGCCCGCCTGGCGGTCGATCACCTCGCCGCCACCCGACGACGCGCTCGACGCGCTGCGGCGGGCGCACGAGGAGGGCGCGCGCATCGTCGGACTGTGCACCGGCGCCTTCGTGCTGGCGGCGGCGGGCCTGCTGGACGGCCGCCCGGCCACCACGCACTGGATGTACGCGCCGACGCTGGCCAAGCGCTATCCGTCGGTGCACGTCGATCCGCGCGAACTCTTCGTGGACGACGGGGACGTCCTCACCTCCGCGGGGACGGCCGCCGGGATCGACCTGTGCCTGCACATCGTGCGCACGGACCACGGCAACGAGGCGGCCGGCGCGCTGGCCCGCCGACTGGTCGTGCCCCCGCGCCGCAGCGGCGGCCAGGAGCGCTACCTCGACCGGTCTTTACCCGAGGAGATCGGCGCCGACCCGCTCGCCGAGGTCGTCGCCTGGGCGCTGGAGCACCTCCACGAGCAGTTCGACGTGGAGACGCTGGCGGCCCGCGCCTACATGAGCCGGCGCACCTTCGACCGGCGCTTCCGCTCGCTCACCGGCAGCGCGCCGCTCCAGTGGCTGATCACCCAGCGGGTGCTCCAGGCACAGCGGCTGCTGGAGACGTCCGACTACTCGGTGGACGAGGTCGCCGGCCGCTGCGGCTTCCGCTCGCCGGTGGCGCTGCGCGGCCACTTCCGCCGCCAGCTCGGCTCGTCCCCGGCCGCCTACCGGGCGGCCTACCGGGCCCGGCGTCCGCAGGCCGAGCGGCCGGTGGACCCGGAGGCCGCCCTGGGCATGTCCCGCGGCGGCGGCCCGCACGACGGACCGCCGCAGTCCCTCGCCGCCGAGGGCACGGTGCCGTACCAGACGCGGCGCACCGCCGCGCCGGTGCCGGTGGCCGGCCTGCCGGGCCAGCGCGGCCTGTCCTGA